Proteins co-encoded in one Methanoculleus sp. SDB genomic window:
- a CDS encoding methyltransferase type 12 codes for MKQVDMETIYTTLDKETIPWNISDPPAVLVNLVDRGIVGPCAAIDFGCGTGNYALYLASRGFDVTGIDKSAAAIRMAEEKARERGIACRFLVADILGDLQGLVGPCDFAYDWEVLHHIFPEERGRYVANVYRLLNPGGQYLSVCFSESDPQFGGRGKYRTTPIGTVLYFSSETELFDLFSPYFEILDLKTIGVPGKTAPHRAVYAFMRRK; via the coding sequence ATGAAGCAGGTGGACATGGAAACAATCTATACAACGCTCGATAAGGAGACAATTCCCTGGAACATCTCCGATCCCCCGGCGGTGCTGGTGAATCTCGTGGATCGCGGTATCGTCGGGCCGTGTGCGGCGATCGATTTCGGATGCGGCACCGGAAATTACGCCCTGTATCTCGCATCGCGGGGGTTTGACGTCACCGGCATCGACAAATCCGCGGCAGCGATACGCATGGCGGAGGAGAAGGCGCGGGAACGCGGGATTGCCTGCAGATTTCTTGTGGCGGATATCCTCGGGGATCTGCAGGGCCTGGTCGGGCCCTGCGATTTTGCCTACGACTGGGAGGTGCTGCACCATATCTTTCCGGAGGAGAGGGGGCGGTACGTCGCAAACGTGTACCGGCTGCTCAATCCCGGCGGGCAGTATCTCTCCGTCTGCTTCAGCGAATCGGACCCGCAGTTCGGGGGGAGGGGAAAGTACCGGACGACGCCCATCGGCACGGTGCTGTATTTCTCCTCGGAAACCGAGTTGTTTGACCTTTTCTCACCGTATTTCGAGATTCTTGACCTGAAAACCATCGGGGTTCCGGGAAAAACCGCACCGCACCGGGCGGTGTATGCGTTCATGCGCAGGAAATGA
- a CDS encoding acetyltransferase, translating into MNSRRCPAVLVHGWKSTPAVWKLLISRLAEESIPCWIFDFSGMGNIHPAAISAALRRFITEMRISHGYEGPVDIVSHSTGGFIVRHMLEILDGKERSERVRQFIGLGPPNNGSSMAELFNDPVYGKEILRTLAGVFVPRRYDPAEDLIVQALRPGSEETTELRAAGTRSDVLYRMIVTENRTMQEAFFPPFQGRTWEYRNDGWRTTYTGDGVISHSDAHLPGAGFDILPAEPFTGTIPPGRYCHIMMPGNPEIIDRIVLYLRDPATLPHRICE; encoded by the coding sequence GTGAATTCCCGCAGGTGCCCGGCCGTTCTGGTCCACGGCTGGAAGAGCACCCCCGCCGTCTGGAAATTATTGATCTCCCGCCTTGCCGAAGAATCGATACCCTGCTGGATTTTTGATTTTTCCGGCATGGGCAATATTCATCCGGCGGCCATTTCGGCGGCATTGCGTCGCTTTATCACGGAAATGCGCATCTCCCATGGATACGAAGGGCCGGTCGACATCGTCTCGCATTCTACCGGCGGATTTATCGTACGGCATATGCTCGAAATCCTCGACGGAAAAGAGCGAAGCGAGCGGGTGCGCCAGTTTATCGGGCTTGGCCCCCCGAACAACGGTTCCTCGATGGCAGAGCTGTTCAACGATCCCGTCTACGGAAAGGAGATACTCCGGACGCTTGCAGGCGTCTTTGTTCCCCGGAGGTATGATCCCGCGGAGGATCTGATAGTCCAGGCACTCCGCCCGGGCAGCGAGGAGACCACCGAGCTCCGTGCCGCAGGAACACGCAGCGATGTGCTGTACCGGATGATCGTTACCGAAAACAGAACAATGCAGGAGGCCTTTTTCCCGCCGTTTCAGGGGAGAACCTGGGAGTACCGCAACGACGGCTGGCGCACCACCTATACCGGCGACGGCGTTATTTCGCATTCCGACGCACACCTTCCCGGCGCCGGCTTTGATATCCTGCCCGCAGAACCGTTTACCGGCACGATACCGCCGGGACGGTACTGCCATATCATGATGCCGGGCAACCCCGAGATCATCGACCGGATAGTTCTTTACCTGCGGGATCCTGCAACCCTGCCACACCGGATCTGCGAGTAA